A portion of the candidate division KSB1 bacterium genome contains these proteins:
- a CDS encoding T9SS type A sorting domain-containing protein, with protein sequence MGSCRLSLASFLRRTGVVLLFCGPLLGDLNASTAYIYLDSTRQVIRGFGAANILPWRPDMTQADIQAAFGTDEGQIGLSILRLRVPSDPAQFALNYRTARAAYAMGVKLIATPWSPPPSLKTNGSIVGGRLKPECYADYARHLRAFADSMARNGAPLYAISIQNEPDIQVTYESCDWSPEEMVRFLREHGRSIGVRIIAPESYHFDKTYSDAILNDSLAAQNVDIIGGHIYGGGLEPYPLAEKLGKEIWMTEHLDLDTTWTGVLRTAKEISDCMNAGMSAYIWWYIVRYYGPILEGGTGRVSKRGHVMAQFARFVRPGFVRLATTYIPQRWVYVTAYTDSADRNRLVIIAINECPYAREQTFVLVGSTVEGFASFRTSQTESCSRGPDFRVVDGSFSVTLPPASITTFVSRATSEVADDRDAAPRFLELGQNHPNPFNSTSRLVYYVHREGLVSLKLYDLRGQEVLTLDQGHKQSGRHEVIIDSTGLPSGIYVCRLTMGSFSACRKVAVVK encoded by the coding sequence ATGGGATCCTGCAGGCTATCGTTGGCGAGCTTTCTGCGTAGGACAGGGGTTGTTCTTCTTTTCTGCGGGCCTCTTTTGGGCGATCTGAACGCGTCGACCGCCTATATCTACCTGGACAGCACCCGGCAGGTCATTCGGGGATTTGGCGCCGCCAACATCCTGCCCTGGCGGCCGGACATGACGCAGGCCGACATTCAAGCCGCTTTTGGGACGGACGAGGGGCAGATTGGCCTGAGCATCCTGCGATTGCGTGTGCCGAGCGATCCAGCCCAATTCGCGTTGAACTACCGCACCGCGCGAGCGGCCTACGCCATGGGGGTGAAGCTCATCGCAACCCCGTGGTCTCCGCCTCCAAGCCTGAAGACGAACGGCAGCATTGTCGGGGGAAGGCTCAAACCGGAGTGCTACGCTGACTACGCCCGCCACTTGCGCGCTTTCGCTGACTCCATGGCCAGGAATGGGGCGCCGCTCTATGCGATCTCCATCCAGAATGAGCCGGACATTCAGGTGACGTACGAGTCCTGCGACTGGAGCCCCGAGGAGATGGTCCGCTTCCTCCGCGAGCACGGTCGATCCATCGGGGTGAGGATCATTGCTCCGGAGTCCTACCATTTCGACAAGACCTACTCCGATGCGATTCTCAACGATTCGCTCGCCGCGCAAAACGTGGACATCATCGGCGGGCATATCTACGGCGGCGGCCTTGAACCGTATCCGCTGGCTGAGAAGCTCGGCAAAGAGATCTGGATGACGGAGCATCTGGATCTCGACACCACCTGGACGGGGGTCCTGCGCACGGCCAAGGAGATCAGCGATTGTATGAACGCGGGCATGAGCGCCTACATCTGGTGGTACATTGTCCGTTACTATGGTCCCATCCTCGAGGGCGGGACGGGTAGGGTCAGCAAACGCGGCCACGTAATGGCCCAGTTCGCTCGTTTCGTGCGCCCAGGTTTTGTGAGGCTGGCCACGACCTACATCCCGCAGCGCTGGGTTTACGTCACCGCCTATACAGATAGCGCGGACAGGAACAGGTTGGTGATCATAGCGATCAATGAATGCCCCTATGCCCGCGAGCAAACCTTTGTCCTTGTCGGGAGCACGGTGGAAGGGTTCGCCAGCTTCAGGACCTCCCAGACGGAAAGCTGCAGCCGCGGCCCTGACTTCCGGGTGGTGGACGGGAGTTTCTCGGTGACCCTGCCCCCTGCGAGCATCACCACCTTTGTTTCCCGGGCGACCTCCGAGGTGGCGGACGACCGAGATGCGGCGCCCCGCTTCCTCGAGCTCGGCCAGAACCACCCCAATCCCTTCAATTCCACGAGCCGTCTTGTCTATTACGTTCACCGCGAGGGCCTGGTCTCCCTCAAGCTGTACGACCTGCGGGGCCAGGAGGTGTTGACGCTGGACCAAGGGCACAAGCAGTCGGGCCGCCACGAAGTGATCATCGACTCCACCGGCCTTCCCAGCGGGATCTACGTGTGCCGACTGACGATGGGGAGCTTCTCCGCTTGCCGCAAGGTGGCAGTCGTGAAGTAG